Genomic window (Pseudomonas sp. L5B5):
CCGCAGCGGTCGACTGGACAGCGATCGCTTGCTGCTGTGCGGGGTGGCGGTGTCGTTCGTGATGATGGCGGTGGCCAACCTGCTGCTGTTCATGGGAGACCACCGGGCCAGTTCGGCGGTGATGTTCTGGATGCTCGGCGGCCTGGGCCTGGCGCGCTGGGAGCTGCTGGCGCTTCCCGCGGCCAGCGTGCTGCTCGGGTTGTTGCTGCTGCTGGGCATGGCCCGCCCGCTGAACGCCCTGATGGCCGGCGAACAGACTGCCGTGACCCTCGGCCTGAACGCGCGCAACGTGCGCCTGAAGGTGTTCCTGATCGCCTCGCTGATGACCGGGGTGCTGGTGTCCATCAGCGGCTCCATCGGTTTCGTCGGGCTGATGGTGCCGCACATCGCCCGGCGCCTGGTGGGCGCCGAACACCGTCGGCTGCTGCCGGTGTGCGTGCTGCTGGGTAGCCTGTTCCTGGTGTGGGTGGATGTGGCCGCACGGACCCTGATCGCCCCCGAGGACCTGCCCATCGGCGTGGCCACCGCGGCCATCGGCGGGCTGTTCTTCATCGGCCTGATGCGCCGGCGCTGAGTGCAGTTGTAGGAGCGAGGCTTG
Coding sequences:
- a CDS encoding FecCD family ABC transporter permease gives rise to the protein MSKHRYNWLLLILGALLLVSCVLSLGFGPARVPVDVVGRILLHKTLGLGAVDWSPGQEHIVWLIRVPRMLLGALVGAGLALIGAVLQAVTRNPLADPHLLGVTSGATLGAVIVVLHVGQVIGLLTLPLAAFIGAVASMILVLGIAARSGRLDSDRLLLCGVAVSFVMMAVANLLLFMGDHRASSAVMFWMLGGLGLARWELLALPAASVLLGLLLLLGMARPLNALMAGEQTAVTLGLNARNVRLKVFLIASLMTGVLVSISGSIGFVGLMVPHIARRLVGAEHRRLLPVCVLLGSLFLVWVDVAARTLIAPEDLPIGVATAAIGGLFFIGLMRRR